The following proteins come from a genomic window of Candidozyma auris chromosome 4, complete sequence:
- a CDS encoding RNA-processing protein PTA1: protein MAEEVGAIVAQLDQARELAFSNTEMFPQVVKQILNLVNHPSIEIQRWCGLFLKKAFTSEPKEVPKGVIIDLAIDALVPAKTLAQTKDLEVFKAVIDLSIILYKLVFSYVADNDGSHAIWDSLRNLKNDLITKFDSQFPFEPSYDKEHDQVRNLDAKLELLKFLFTVIDYQSRSSSTRFYSLARVNPQHTLIKQGPMEAEALALLEKVLAPIQDEILVTPLVTAVMNHLAVVVRRKRQFLDRVIPVLESFESNSKLQSNYESLEAFKLSKKYCDRTLRCLLNYMSKSQIIPPAYQNAVNRKIATLTSRGDDIRKKNILEASPDDTNIKKRKYEGFENPSKKIKTLDYKHLYGLTDVNSDLNNFDLSTLPQHILVSMALTALQRADVKRLAAALEIVSSRYSEVVKGMSQVKSEAATGDDEEDDDDAAENFTSETTYTVPPPKSLSFQEKKEHVKMIVDNFFGLSEKNDSQEIVKKQDNGSVSKELTKVAVKTWNRDSWLLLLTRLATRGMYTIDGDESSRDVAQNEQLSDIIRQALFDYFLANIHERVDTTIEWLNEEWYSEKVTNEEKLRDEIREKWQQKYESDPNSVDDMERKIEQEVASTPVDTPRYNKWCQKVLDAMIPFLEPTDRKIFLRMISDLPYLNEKMLSGVKSLCADPARSKLGFLALQFLVMYRPPIKEACFNVLRELQSSDQEDLKEEASKLLTKYGQ from the coding sequence AtggcagaagaagtggGTGCCATCGTCGCCCAGTTGGACCAGGCACGTGAGCTTGCGTTCTCAAACACAGAAATGTTCCCGCAAGTGGTGAAACAGATCCTCAATTTGGTTAACCACCCATCCATTGAGATTCAAAGATGGTGTGggctctttttgaaaaaagcatTCACCTCAGAGCCCAAGGAGGTGCCCAAAGGAGTCATTATAGACCTTGCCATCGACGCGCTTGTGCCTGCAAAGACATTGGCTCAGACCAAAGACCTTGAGGTGTTCAAAGCTGTGATAGACTTAAGTATAATTTTATACAAGCTAGTATTTTCTTATGTTGCAGACAACGATGGCAGCCATGCGATCTGGGATAGTCTCCGAAATTTGAAGAACGACCTCATAACAAAGTTTGATCTGCAATTCCCCTTTGAACCTTCTTACGATAAGGAGCATGATCAAGTGAGAAACTTAGACGCTAAGCtagagcttttgaagtttctCTTCACCGTGATTGACTACCAGCTGCGGTCGCTGTCGACCAGATTCTACTCGTTGGCTCGGGTCAATCCACAGCATACCCTTATAAAACAAGGTCCCATGGAGGCTGAAGCATTGGCACTTCTAGAAAAAGTGCTAGCACCCATTCAGGACGAGATCTTAGTCACTCCTCTTGTGACAGCCGTTATGAATCACTTGGCCGTTGTAGTCCGCAGAAAGCGTCAATTCCTTGATCGCGTCATCCCCGTGCTTGAATCGTTTGAATCCAACCTGAAACTCCAATCAAATTATGAATCATTGGAGGCGTTCAAGTTGTCAAAGAAATACTGTGACAGAACCTTGCGCTGCTTACTCAATTACATGAGCAAGTCCCAGATAATTCCTCCGGCGTATCAAAATGCGGTCAATAGAAAAATTGCTACACTTACTTCGAGAGGGGATGATATaaggaaaaagaatatCTTAGAAGCATCTCCTGACGACACGAATATCAAGAAACGTAAGTATGAGGGCTTCGAAAACCcgctgaagaaaatcaagacTCTCGACTACAAGCATCTATACGGTTTGACCGACGTGAACAGtgacttgaacaactttGACCTATCCACACTCCCACAGCACATTTTGGTGTCTATGGCACTTACTGCTTTACAACGTGCCGACGTTAAGAGACTCgctgctgctttggagATTGTCAGCAGTCGATACAGTGAAGTGGTGAAGGGCATGTCTCAAGTAAAAAGTGAAGCAGCAACCGGagacgatgaagaagacgatgatgatgcagCTGAAAACTTCACATCTGAAACTACATACACTGTACCGCCACCCAAGTCACTCTcatttcaagaaaagaaagagcatGTCAAGATGATCGTGGACAATTTCTTTGGCCTCTCCGAAAAAAATGATTCACAAGAGATCGTGAAGAAACAGGACAATGGTTCCGTCAGCAAGGAGCTTACGAAAGTTGCCGTCAAGACGTGGAACCGTGACTCGTGGCTCCTACTTCTCACTAGATTGGCTACAAGAGGCATGTATACGATAGACGGCGATGAGTCCCTGCGAGATGTGGCTCAGAATGAGCAATTGAGCGACATCATCAGGCAGGCGCTCTTTGACTACTTCTTGGCCAATATACACGAGAGAGTCGACACTACAATTGAATGGCTCAACGAGGAGTGGTACAGTGAAAAAGTAACAAACGAGGAGAAGCTTCGCGATGAGATAAGAGAAAAGTGGCAGCAAAAGTATGAAAGTGATCCTAATAGCGTCGACGACATGGAACGAAAAATAGAGCAGGAGGTGGCTTCTACTCCGGTGGACACCCCACGCTACAACAAGTGGTGCCAGAAAGTGCTCGACGCCATGATCCCCTTTTTGGAGCCCACGGACCGGAAAATCTTCTTGCGTATGATCAGTGACTTGCCCTATCTCAATGAGAAAATGCTTAGCGGCGTCAAGTCGTTGTGTGCCGATCCAGCCAGGTCGAAGCTAGGGTTTTTGGCGCTTCagttcttggtgatgtaCAGACCACCCATCAAGGAGGCTTGCTTCAATGTGCTACGCGAACTCCAGAGCAGCGACCAAGAggatttgaaagaagaggcgTCTAAGCTTTTAACCAAATATGGTCAGTAA
- the KCH1 gene encoding Kch1p, with the protein MPFNTQNQLKDVDASTFDIVKVEAFHNTRLGTVLAYIWQWFQLILMLAILAADTYTCVNILVFNRWSSGEYQVYEYKVAKWIFTGCILFRYALMIYHLAWGIYIYRTKNIALAYLNNVAKLMYRLRHYDYHCLFHEIEQEGFFDWACFLVYEEIDNALEILVADLPRQVVNILTLRYYATGGDQNNDILENIRAIATTNVRLSVILSLQLASVALFAFFFFKFLLGMLLYIPIRVKVSHKGFKSLKSYCYDNVNDKVRALVTRNHKSRKQILEEGIMDLEEIRENPLLGSESSLDLLTKEMSSSFVSHHHTAATSASLRKPAPLAYTSTAFASSKPEEPYRDVSGNPFADSYASLHNKTSTRNLCPNESFTNPFGDSVVSVPLATYPRARNGSASSLTEMPYPSRRPPPRSEQSAASLQTMEAAPLTKDDSFQELYESRGSSLSSTPSQEKPSHTPYPVRGVSMYGAEDLDK; encoded by the coding sequence ATGCCCTTCAATACCCAAAACCAACTTAAAGATGTCGATGCATCCACCTTCGATATCGTCAAGGTTGAAGCGTTCCACAACACCAGGCTCGGAACGGTGCTTGCGTACATATGGCAATGGTTCCAGCTAATACTCATGCTTGCcattttggctgctgaTACCTACACCTGCGTCAACATATTGGTGTTTAATAGATGGTCGAGCGGGGAGTATCAAGTGTACGAGTACAAGGTTGCCAAGTGGATATTCACAGGCTGTATTTTGTTCAGATACGCCTTGATGATCTACCACCTTGCGTGGGGCATCTATATCTACAGAACGAAAAACATTGCTCTAGCATACTTGAACAATGTGGCCAAGCTCATGTACAGACTACGTCATTACGACTACCACTGTTTGtttcatgaaattgagcAGGAAGGTTTCTTCGACTGGGCGTGTTTCTTGGTGTACGAAGAAATTGACAATGCCTTGGAGATCCTTGTGGCTGATTTGCCCAGACAGGTGGTGAATATCCTCACGTTGCGCTACTATGCTACTGGAGGTGACCAAAACAACGACATATTAGAAAACATCAGAGCAATTGCCACCACCAACGTTCGTCTCTCGGTGATTCTCTCCCTTCAGTTGGCTTCGGTAGCGCTctttgcatttttcttcttcaaattcttgttgGGAATGCTTCTCTATATCCCCATCAGGGTGAAGGTGTCTCATAAGGGATTCAAGCTGTTGAAGCTGTACTGCTACGATAATGTCAACGATAAGGTGCGTGCACTCGTGACAAGAAACCACAAGTCGAGAAAGCAAATTCTCGAGGAAGGCATAATGGATTTGGAGGAGATTCGCGAGAACCCTCTCCTTGGGTCAGAGTCGCTGTTGGAtttgttgaccaaggaAATGAGTCTGTCATTTGTTTCTCATCATCACACGGCTGCAACTCTGGCAAGTCTACGAAAGCCTGCTCCTCTAGCGTATACATCAACAGCATTTGCATCAAGTAAACCAGAGGAGCCCTACAGGGACGTATCGGGGAACCCATTTGCAGATTCCTACGCAAGTCTTCATAATAAAACGTCTACGAGAAACCTCTGCCCGAATGAGCTGTTCACAAACCCATTTGGAGATTCCGTGGTTTCTGTACCGCTTGCCACATATCCACGAGCAAGAAATGGGTCAGCCTCGTCGCTAACGGAAATGCCATATCCGTCCAGGAGGCCACCTCCACGCCTGGAACAATCTGCTGCCTCGCTTCAAACAATGGAGGCGGCCCCTCTTACCAAGGACGACAGTTTCCAGGAGTTGTACGAGTCACGGGGGTCAAGCTTGTCGTCGACGCCCAGTCAGGAAAAGCCCTCGCACACCCCTTACCCTGTGAGAGGCGTTTCCATGTATGGCGCCGAGGATCTCGACAAATGA
- the UTP18 gene encoding Utp18p, translated as MPDTLVGARPKDEEELELEKLVFGDNAGFEANLRKIENLYDSSEDEQEAGESDVQESGSEEEQFDDDDMFFIDDGGDEGTVFEAQVKDEDGMDVDDEEEEEVWHDSDDEKHTISVISDRSKKLRQSYVETALSAPAYVARLRAQFERIYPRPSWADEATLKGEGDSDDEALDEDDDSTGDVGKNIRGLAQLLSSNAKYVKSKTALLTPTKISISRLKDANIARKAQGPVMAMSFHPSHPLLLTGGMDKTLRIFNIDGRTNKLVSSTYFKDVPIRSCQFSPDPTSTLVYASGRRRYMSRWDTTTEAVEKVSRMYGQEETQRSFEYFKMSPRGTFVALLGSNGYVNLLNSRTTQLFRAYKVDGYVADFEFTKDERTLIVANFAGDVWEFALNSPDVDIVNRWSDTSAVAVTKIALGGPADRWLAIGTKSGMVNLFDRTTFNTLSRGQNPKPFRSVGNLVTQVFEAKFSPDGQILCVASKQKKDALKLVHMPSGTVFANWPTGNTPLGRVTCVQFSPNSQMLAIANDAGKITLWRLNHY; from the coding sequence ATGCCCGACACTTTGGTAGGCGCCAGGCCaaaggatgaagaagagttggaACTAGAAAAGCTTGTCTTTGGCGACAACGCCGGGTTCGAGGCCAACCTTCGAAAGATCGAAAATCTCTACGATTCGTCTGAAGATGAACAAGAGGCCGGAGAGAGTGATGTCCAAGAAAGTGGtagtgaagaagaacagttcgatgatgacgacatGTTTTTTATTGACGATGGTGGTGACGAAGGAACAGTTTTCGAGGCGCAGGtcaaagacgaagatgGGATGGACgtggatgatgaagaggaagaagaagtgtgGCACGACTCAGACGACGAAAAGCACACGATTTCCGTTATCAGCGACAGGCTGAAAAAGCTTAGACAGCTGTATGTCGAAACAGCGCTACTGGCGCCGGCGTACGTGGCGAGACTCAGGGCGCAGTTCGAAAGAATATATCCCAGACCGAGCTGGGCCGATGAGGCAACTCTTAAAGGCGAAGGCGATAGCGATGACGAAGCTTTGGACGAGGATGACGACTCGACCGGAGATGTGGGCAAGAACATCAGGGGGTTGGCGCAGCTTCTAAGTTCCAATGCTAAGTACGTGAAACTGAAGACAGCGCTTTTAACACCAACGAAGATTCTGATTCTGAGACTCAAAGATGCAAACATCGCTCGCAAGGCTCAGGGCCCCGTCATGGCGATGAGCTTTCACCCGCTGCATCCACTTTTACTCACGGGTGGCATGGACAAAACGCTTCGTATATTCAACATCGACGGCCGAACCAATAAACTCGTGTCGTCCACTTATTTCAAAGATGTGCCAATCAGAAGCTGTCAATTTTCTCCTGATCCAACGTCTACTCTTGTGTACGCCTCAGGTAGAAGACGGTACATGAGCAGATGGGACACTACCACCGAGGCCGTGGAGAAAGTGCTGAGAATGTAcggccaagaagaaactcaacgGTCATTTGAGTATTTCAAGATGAGTCCTAGGGGAACATTCGTGGCGTTGCTTGGTTCCAACGGTTACGTGAACCTCCTAAATAGCAGAACAACCCAGCTTTTCAGAGCATACAAAGTCGACGGCTATGttgctgattttgagtTTACCAAGGACGAAAGAACGCTTATTGTTGCCAACTTTGCCGGAGATGTATGGGAATTTGCTCTCAACTCTCCTGATGTCGACATTGTTAACCGCTGGAGCGATACCAGCGCCGTGGCGGTGACGAAAATTGCCCTTGGAGGTCCTGCTGACCGCTGGTTGGCTATTGGCACTAAAAGCGGTATGGTGAACCTCTTTGACCgcaccaccttcaacacGCTATCTAGGGGTCAAAATCCTAAGCCGTTCCGTAGTGTGGGCAACTTGGTAACGCAGGTGTTTGAGGCCAAGTTCTCTCCTGACGGCCAGATCCTATGTGTTGCGTCGAAGCAGAAAAAGGACGCCTTGAAACTTGTACATATGCCTCTGGGTACGGTATTTGCCAACTGGCCCACGGGAAACACGCCGTTGGGCCGTGTGACTTGTGTTCAATTCTCACCAAACAGCCAAATGTTGGCCATTGCCAATGACGCTGGCAAAATCACCCTTTGGAGATTAAACCACTATTAG
- a CDS encoding Ran GTPase-binding protein LOS1 produces MDQQIQQAVDIALSGTADPSLKNQALTFINEIKSTEQGYRTCFDLLLSDPEKGIYLNDGLKFFILQVIEENTEKLGEQQLFELNSSMFKYLNSLISADHHDQIHLKNKLSDLFGKLFCLVYSQINADFIKSLLLLIQTSNLLSIDYYLRILISIHFHIGDKHISRSKEAHERSNALKDLIRERDMPQLIESWKTILTTVKDTTLLDNALKVVGSYVNWMEITYFIQNGFIGIIYEFLKSSTQLRIQSCVTLIEILSKKMKPSSKLELINILDLTSVIGSLKDDDLDFIENLAKLANQIGLELAITLENDGSLLNDVNAHFLKLWPTILEFLGHEYDDVSQQVFPFIQAYLVLAKKYSPLNSFDLLSTLLRKIILKMKFDEEADPFDDDEQFSDIRSKLKTLQDTIAILCPQVYLEMMPMIIESSIFGSTGKNWTTVELGLYELSNFGDSLKNNLVNFPKNEITTSKPYQEVQSFLIKIINNFSSINHPKNHLAFFELIIRHFSTKSFNNTTNTSMDELVIKILELFSEFGLFNSVESVRLRTWYLFFRFVNITKPKLNDYFLENLLVKFQPLLVIKAELPTRDEDDDLVENGNFNSQLYLFEALGVLIAMVDSPETTSRSIDILFNPLFSSLETCVSRDDKDVNPLIALQAHHSLMAIATITRGLDTQAPGKSTAAKHDSKVVSKVADAAQVVLITLENFNKSENVRDAARFAFARLMPILDVQSSNHLSKLVSLILASPKLKLNELSDFLSFVGQIVHQFKSNDDMFQLLNDLVTPMLRKVFELLAADEENNPHITRDKYQLKKSFLNFISIVVINNQFSLLLTETNKPIFPQIVSSIIDYSQDFADIPTAKSAIVQFSNVIAVLGCNNGKITDSKDKLSATLAPIEGIDEYLMESTLKLCFEMPFANASFDLKDASFRNLGQDLSLLLKTYQNRSQQGEFVNFLVNYLVNVGLSQDITNDFGQKLVELDTKSFKKYYVTFLSEFKK; encoded by the coding sequence ATGGATCAGCAAATTCAACAGGCAGTTGATATTGCTCTAAGCGGTACAGCAGACCCAAGTCTAAAGAACCAGGCTctcactttcatcaacgagATCAAGTCGACCGAGCAAGGCTACAGAACATGCTTTGATCTATTGTTATCCGATCCCGAAAAGGGCATTTACTTGAATGACGGGCTCAAGTTTTTCATCTTGCAAGTGATTGAGGAAAACACAGAGAAGCTTGGCGAGCAGCAGTTGTTTGAGTTGAACAGCAGTATGTTTAAGTACTTGAACCTGCTAATCAGCGCCGATCACCATGACCAAATccacttgaagaacaagctTAGTGACTTATTCGGCAAGCTTTTTTGCTTGGTGTACTCGCAAATCAACGcagacttcatcaagtcgCTATTGTTGCTTATCCAGACGTCAAACCTCTTAAGCATTGATTACTATTTGAGAATACTCATCTCTATCCATTTCCACATTGGTGACAAGCACATTTCCCgctccaaagaagcacaTGAGCGTTCAAACGCCCTTAAGGATTTAATCCGTGAGCGTGATATGCCTCAGTTGATTGAGTCGTGGAAAACTATCTTAACCACAGTGAAAGATACTACCCTTCTTGATAACGCCTTGAAGGTAGTAGGGTCCTATGTCAACTGGATGGAGATTACATACTTCATTCAGAATGGATTTATCGGCATCATTTATGAGTTTCTCAAGCTGCTGACTCAACTACGCATCCAATCTTGTGTAACCTTGATCGAGATcctttccaaaaaaatgaagcCTTCAAGTAAACTAGAATTGATTAATATTCTTGACCTTACTTCAGTAATCGGCTCGTTgaaggatgatgatttggATTTCATCGaaaacttggccaagttggctAATCAGATCGGCTTGGAACTCGCCATAACTTTGGAAAACGATGGCTCTTTACTCAACGATGTGAACGCTCATTTCCTCAAATTATGGCCAACGATCCTTGAATTTTTGGGTCATGAGTATGATGACGTCTCTCAACAGGTCTTTCCCTTCATTCAAGCATACTTGGTTCTTGCTAAAAAATATTCTCCTTTGAATTCATTTGACTTACTATCAACTTTGCTCAGGAAgatcatcttgaagatgaaattcGACGAAGAGGCCGACCCatttgacgatgatgagcAGTTTTCAGACATAAGgtccaagttgaagacTTTGCAAGATACCATTGCCATACTATGCCCTCAAGTATATCTTGAGATGATGCCAATGATCATCGAAAGCTCAATCTTTGGCTCCACTGGAAAGAACTGGACGACCGTGGAGCTAGGTTTATACGAGTTAAGCAACTTTGGAGACTCATTGAAAAACAATCTCGTCAACTTCCCGAAAAATGAGATCACCACATCTAAGCCATACCAGGAGGTGCAAAGCtttctcatcaagatcatcaataATTTTTCCTCCATCAATCATCCTAAAAATCATTTAGCATTTTTCGAATTAATTATTCGTCATTTTTCTACTAAAAGTTTCAATAATACCACGAATACCAGCATGGACGAGCTCGTCATTAAGATTTTAGAGCTCTTCTCAGAATTTGGCTTGTTCAACTCCGTCGAAAGCGTTCGTTTGAGAACATGGTACCTTTTTTTCCGCTTTGTGAATATCACCAAGCCAAAATTGAATGACTACTTCTTGGAAAATCTATTGGTAAAGTTTCAACCTTTGCTAGTCATCAAAGCCGAACTTCCCACAAGGGACGAGGATGACGATCTTGTGGAAAATGGAAATTTCAACAGCCAATTATATTTATTTGAAGCACTCGGAGTACTAATTGCAATGGTAGATTCCCCAGAAACAACCTCGAGATCCATTGACATCCTCTTCAATCCGCTCTTCAGCAGTTTGGAAACCTGCGTATCGAGAGATGACAAAGATGTCAACCCACTCATTGCTTTGCAAGCCCATCACCTGTTAATGGCGATTGCGACTATTACTCGTGGTCTCGACACTCAAGCACCGGGCAAGTCTACTGCAGCCAAGCATGACTCAAAGGTGGTTTCCAAGGTTGCAGATGCTGCACAGGTGGTATTGATCACTCTcgaaaacttcaacaagtccGAGAATGTGAGGGATGCTGCTCGTTTTGCATTTGCTCGCTTGATGCCTATCTTGGATGTGCAAAGCAGCAATCACTTGAGTAAATTAGTATCGTTAATTTTGGCGTCACCTAAGTTAAAGTTAAACGAGCTTTCggacttcttgagttttgtCGGACAGATAGTGCATCAATTCAAAAGCAATGATGATATGTTCCAACTCTTAAACGACTTGGTCACTCCAATGTTACGCAAGGTCTTTGAACTTCTAGCAGCTGACGAGGAAAATAACCCCCACATCACAAGAGACAAGTAccaattgaagaaatcattTCTCAACTTTATCAGCATTGTGGTGATCAATAACCAGTTCTCGTTATTGCTAACTGAGACCAACAAACCCATCTTCCCACAGATTGTGTCGTCAATTATAGATTATTCGCAAGACTTTGCGGATATCCCAACAGCCAAACTGGCGATTGTTCAGTTCAGCAACGTCATTGCGGTTCTTGGATGTAACAACGGCAAGATAACCGACTCAAAAGATAAACTCAGTGCAACCCTTGCACCTATCGAAGGTATTGACGAGTACTTGATGGAAAGCACGTTGAAGTTGTGCTTCGAGATGCCCTTCGCTAACGCCAGCTTCGACTTGAAAGACGCTCTGTTCCGCAACTTGGGCCAGGATCTTTCGTTGCTTCTCAAGACGTACCAGAATCGCCTGCAACAAGGTGAATTCGTCAATTTTCTCGTCAATTACTTGGTAAATGTAGGGTTGTCGCAGGATATCACCAACGACTTCGGCCAAAAGTTGGTCGAGTTGGATACAAAACTGTTCAAGAAATATTACGTGACTTTCTTGAGCGAATTTAAAAAATAA
- a CDS encoding decapping nuclease: protein MIKTFKLNSRSETSSLKLPKEVFSFSRDLDGEWHTDDAKAKEEALSYYYFPDSYIDRNYNLGDGFNKFKKIPEAENVPNFASFLKAIKEHEQQSGKKIKVDIVTFRGVMTKLLTLPYDTKTPIHLYVIAFDGQLFITPDSEYELKQRAAEDEQLKASDPEKYQYSKTCEYTGYKFEALTTLPKPWAQCSRGLIEKRAKKTVNNYEQYISVVRTGIGKVKTLLAGEVDCAWDYIPSEENGASKNDILKHYVELKTSMVVDQPHKAVNFERKLFKTWAQCFLLGIPRVVYGFRDQKHLLKNVEIYNTEEIPLLLKNSEYPRGGVQKFHCVDAIKWYGAVLEWITQNVDANDESKAYKIIYDSGSRTFSLNECMGDENKRLRNGEILTEEFKSWREQLRG from the coding sequence ATGATCAAAACATTCAAGCTCAATTCGCGCTCAGAGACGCTGTCGCTAAAACTTCCAAAAGAGgttttttcattttctaGAGATTTGGACGGAGAATGGCACACGGACGACGCCAAAGCGAAAGAGGAGGCGCTTTCTTACTACTACTTCCCAGACTCGTACATAGATAGGAACTACAACCTTGGGGAcggcttcaacaagttcaaaaagattcCTGAAGCAGAAAATGTGCCGAATTTTGCCTCTTTCCTCAAAGCCATCAAGGAGCACGAGCAGCAGCTGGGAAAAAAGATCAAAGTGGATATCGTCACATTTCGAGGCGTGATGACAAAGTTGTTGACACTTCCCTACGATACAAAAACACCAATTCACTTGTATGTGATTGCCTTTGACGGCCAACTTTTCATCACCCCCGACTCGGAGTatgagttgaagcagcGTGCAGCGGAAGATGAACAGTTGAAGGCGTCTGACCCTGAAAAATACCAATACAGCAAGACTTGCGAATATACGGGGTACAAGTTTGAGGCATTGACAACGTTGCCAAAGCCCTGGGCGCAATGTTCTCGAGGGttgattgagaagagagCGAAGAAGACCGTCAATAACTACGAACAGTATATCAGCGTGGTGAGGACGGGAATAGGGAAAGTGAAGACATTATTGGCAGGAGAGGTGGATTGTGCATGGGACTACATTCCTAGTGAAGAAAACGGAGCTTCCAAAAACGATATATTAAAGCACTATGTGGAGTTGAAGACTTCGATGGTGGTGGATCAGCCGCATAAAGCAGTGaactttgaaagaaagcttttcaaaaCCTGGGCCCAGTGCTTTTTACTAGGTATTCCTCGCGTCGTGTACGGATTCAGAGACCAGAAgcacttgttgaagaacgtCGAGATATACAATACCGAAGAAATACCGTTGTTGCTCAAAAATAGCGAGTACCCTCGTGGAGGCGTGCAGAAGTTTCATTGTGTGGATGCCATCAAATGGTACGGAGCAGTCTTAGAGTGGATCACGCAGAATGTGGATGCCAATGATGAGCTGAAAGCGTACAAAATCATCTATGACTCAGGGTCTAGAACATTTTCGTTGAATGAGTGCATGGGTGACGAGAATAAGCGATTGAGAAACGGAGAGATATTGACTGAAGAGTTTAAATCATGGAGAGAGCAATTGAGGGGATAG
- the CAT1 gene encoding catalase A: MAPPTYTNSQGCPIPEPFATQRVGQHGPLLLQDFNLIDSLAHFDRERIPERVVHAKGSGAYGVFEVTDDITDICSSKMFEHVGKKTRTFTRFSTVGGESGSADTARDPRGFSTKFYTEEGNLDWVYNNTPVFFIRDPSKFPHFIHTQKRNPETNLKDANMFWDYLCNNPESIHQVVILFSDRGTPASYREMNGYSGHTYKWSTKDGNWHYVQVHMISDQGNKGLTNEEATELAGTNPDHAQEDLFKNIAKGNFPSWTCYIQTMTPEQAKQAPFSVFDLTKVWPHKDYPMRRFGKLTLNENPKNYFAEVEQAAFSPSHTVPYQEASADPVLQSRLFSYPDTHRHRLGTNYSQIPVNCPVASQVYAPHIRNGAMTVNGNLGSTPNYVSSFNPMQFREFSQQQDQEVWTGAACPFHWKATDAEYTQATALYHVLAKYPNQQRNLAHNVAVHAAGADPSVQDRVFELFTRVHPDLGAAIKKEVLELSPRK, encoded by the coding sequence ATGGCTCCTCCAACTTACACCAACTCCCAGGGTTGTCCTATCCCTGAGCCTTTTGCTACCCAGAGAGTCGGCCAGCACGGTCCTTTGCTCTTGCAAGACTTCAACCTCATTGACTCTCTTGCTCACTTTGACAGAGAGAGAATTCCAGAGAGAGTTGTCCACGCCAAGGGCTCTGGTGCCTACGGTGTCTTTGAGGTGACTGACGACATCACCGACATCTGTTCCTCCAAGATGTTCGAGCACGTTGGTAAGAAGACCAGAACCTTCACTAGATTCTCCACCGTCGGTGGTGAGTCTGGTTCTGCCGACACCGCCAGAGACCCAAGAGGCTTCTCCACCAAGTTCTACACCGAGGAAGGTAACTTGGACTGGGTGTACAACAACACCCctgttttcttcatcagagacCCATCCAAATTCCCTCACTTTATCCACACCCAGAAGAGAAACCCAGAGACCAACTTGAAGGACGCCAACATGTTCTGGGACTACTTGTGTAACAACCCAGAGTCGATCCACCAAGTTGTCATCTTGTTCTCCGACCGTGGTACCCCTGCCTCTTACAGAGAGATGAACGGTTACTCCGGCCACACTTACAAGTGGTCTACAAAGGACGGCAACTGGCATTACGTCCAGGTGCACATGATCTCTGACCAGGGCAACAAGGGCTTGACCAACGAAGAGGCTACCGAATTGGCTGGTACCAACCCAGACCACGCCCAGGAggacttgttcaagaacATTGCCAAGGGCAACTTCCCATCGTGGACCTGTTACATCCAGACCATGACCCCTGAGCAGGCCAAGCAGGCTCCATTCTCTGTCTTCGACTTGACCAAGGTCTGGCCACACAAGGACTACCCAATGAGAAGATTTGGTAAGTTGACTTTGAACGAGAACCCTAAGAACTACTTCGCTGAGGTTGAGCAGGCTGCTTTCTCTCCTTCCCACACTGTGCCATACCAGGAGGCCTCTGCCGACCCTGTGTTGCAGTCGAGATTGTTCTCTTACCCAGACACTCACAGACACAGATTGGGTACCAACTACTCCCAGATCCCAGTCAACTGTCCTGTTGCTTCTCAGGTGTACGCTCCTCACATCAGAAACGGTGCTATGACTGTGAACGGCAACTTGGGTTCCACTCCTAACTACGTGTCTTCCTTCAACCCAATGCAGTTCCGTGAGTTCTCTCAGCAGCAAGACCAGGAGGTCTGGACCGGTGCCGCTTGTCCATTCCACTGGAAGGCCACCGATGCTGAGTACACCCAGGCTACTGCTTTGTACCACGTGTTGGCTAAATACCCTAACCAGCAGAGAAACTTGGCCCACAACGTTGCTGTGCACGCTGCTGGTGCCGACCCAAGTGTCCAGGACCGTGTGTTCGAGTTGTTCACCAGAGTGCACCCAGACCTTGGAGccgccatcaagaaggaggttTTGGAGCTCTCTCCACGTAAGTAA